A genomic window from Solanum stenotomum isolate F172 chromosome 10, ASM1918654v1, whole genome shotgun sequence includes:
- the LOC125842308 gene encoding pentatricopeptide repeat-containing protein At5g42310, chloroplastic: protein MVGLSLPSTFTGTCWRRRWRMNTLLLPPPSQLPYQFRRRHQILGQHSSTSHLSISNQFNIQEEEEDEEYHVGSYTNQRYDFTPLLQFLSTTEPNSDNSSPTQLHPTELRLAESYRAVPAPLWHSLLKGLSSTPSSISIAYALVIWLQKHNLCFSYELLYSILIHALGRSEKLYEAFLLSQRQTLTPLTYNALIGACARNGDLEKALNLMCRMRRDGYQSDYVNYSLIIQSLIRSNSIDLTMLHKFCYEIEADMIELDGQLLNDMIVGFAKAGDVDRALGFMSIVQGNGLSPKTATVVNLISELGNSGRTEEAEAIFEELKEGGLKPRTRAFNALLKGYVKTGSLKDAEYIVSEMESSGVAPDEHTYSLLIDAYGNAGRWESARIVLKEMEANNVQPNSFVFSRILASYRDRGEWQRSFQVLKEMKNSGVNPDRQFYNIMIDTFGKYNCLDHAMSTFERMKLEEIEPDTVTWNTLIDCHSKHGHHNKAEELFEAMQESGCSPCTTTYNIMINSFGELEKWEEVKGLLRKMQSQGLLPNVVTYTTLINIYGQSGRFNDAIECLEVMKSAGLKPSSTMYNALINAYAQRGLSEQAVNAFTIMKGDGLKPSLLALNSLINAFGEDRRDAEAFAVLKYMKENDMKPDVVTYTTLMKTLIRVEKFERVPAVYEEMLLCGCIPDRKARAMLRSALRYMKSTLKL from the exons ATGGTTGGTTTATCTCTGCCCTCAACCTTCACCGGAACTTGCTGGAGAAGAAGATGGAGAATGAACACTCTGTTACTTCCTCCGCCGTCGCAACTGCCTTATCAATTCCGTCGCCGACATCAAATTCTTGGCCAACACTCCTCAACTTCCCATCTATCTATCTCCAACCAATTCAAtatacaagaagaagaagaggatgaaGAATACCATGTCGGTTCATACACAAATCAACGCTACGATTTCACTCCTCTCCTTCaatttctttccaccaccgaaCCCAATTCAGATAATTCTTCACCCACACAACTCCACCCCACCGAGTTGCGGCTCGCTGAGTCATATCGAGCTGTGCCCGCTCCACTCTGGCACTCTCTTCTCAAAGGTCTCTCCTCCACCCCATCCTCAATTTCCATAGCCTATGCACTCGTTATATGGCTTCAGAAGCACAACCTTTGTTTCTCTTACGAACTTCTCTACTCTATTCTTATTCACGCGCTCGGACGCTCCGAGAAGTTGTACGAGGCTTTTTTGCTCTCTCAGAGGCAAACACTCACCCCTTTAACCTACAATGCACTTATTGGAGCTTGTGCACGAAACGGTGATCTCGAAAAAGCACTTAATTTGATGTGTAGAATGCGCAGAGACGGGTATCAATCTGACTATGTTAATTATAGTTTGATTATTCAGTCCCTTATTCGTAGTAATTCTATTGATTTGACCATGTTACACAAGTTCTGTTATGAAATTGAAGCTGATATGATTGAACTTGATGGCCAATTGTTGAATGATATGATTGTGGGTTTCGCTAAAGCTGGTGATGTTGATAGAGCTTTAGGTTTCATGAGTATTGTTCAAGGTAATGGATTGAGCCCTAAAACAGCTACTGTTGTTAACTTGATATCCGAATTGGGTAATTCAGGCAGGACTGAGGAAGCTGAGGCTATATTTGAGGAGTTGAAAGAAGGCGGGTTAAAGCCAAGGACGAGGGCGTTTAATGCCCTTTTAAAAGGGTATGTTAAAACTGGATCTTTGAAGGATGCTGAGTATATTGTGTCAGAGATGGAGAGTAGTGGGGTCGCACCAGATGAACATACATATAGCTTGCTTATTGATGCTTATGGAAATGCAGGTAGGTGGGAAAGTGCGAGAATTGTGTTGAAAGAAATGGAAGCTAATAATGTTCAGCCAAATTCATTTGTGTTTAGTAGGATCTTAGCTAGTTATCGTGATAGGGGAGAGTGGCAGAGATCATTTCAGGTGcttaaagaaatgaagaatAGTGGGGTCAATCCTGATAGGCAGTTCTATAACATAATGATTGATACGTTTGGGAAGTACAATTGTTTGGATCATGCAATGTCTACATTTGAAAGGATGAAGTTGGAGGAAATTGAACCTGATACTGTTACATGGAACACACTTATAGATTGCCATAGTAAGCATGGCCATCACAATAAGGCGGAGGAGCTGTTTGAGGCGATGCAGGAAAGTGGATGTTCTCCCTGCACCACCACATACAATATAATGATTAATTCTTTTGGTGAGCTCGAGAAATGGGAGGAGGTGAAGGGCTTGTTGCGTAAAATGCAGAGTCAGGGCCTACTTCCCAACGTTGTTACATATACCACTCTAATTAATATTTATGGACAATCAGGAAGGTTCAATGATGCTATTGAGTGCTTGGAGGTAATGAAGTCTGCAGGATTGAAGCCATCCTCAACCATGTATAATGCCTTGATCAATGCCTATGCACAGAGG GGATTGTCTGAACAAGCAGTAAATGCCTTTACGATCATGAAGGGTGATGGTCTAAAGCCCAGCCTGTTAGCTCTCAATTCACTAATTAATGCATTTGGTGAGGATCGGAGAGATGCTGAAGCTTTTGCTGTATTGAAGTATATGAAAGAAAAT GATATGAAGCCGGATGTTGTTACTTACACCACTCTCATGAAAACCTTGATACGTGTGGAGAAGTTTGAAAGG GTTCCAGCTGTTTATGAAGAAATGTTGTTGTGTGGATGCATCCCAGATAGGAAAGCTAGAGCGATGCTACGATCTGCTTTGAGATACATGAAGTCAACATTGAAATTGTAG